A section of the Telopea speciosissima isolate NSW1024214 ecotype Mountain lineage chromosome 3, Tspe_v1, whole genome shotgun sequence genome encodes:
- the LOC122656634 gene encoding cytochrome P450 78A5-like, which produces MKARFLANLGFLTLFFVATTQTHCSWPRLLLLFSLFPLLLNSWLVPGPGGFAWRNHHNFSSTLHGPIGWPLLGSIPTLLGHLNHRKLADLSALHGATRLMSFSMGLTRVVISSHPDTAKEILCGSAFSDRPRKESTHLLMFERAIGFAPSGEYWRHLRRIAANHMFSPRRIATLEGLRQCIVDDMLKEVWKEMEWKGFVEVRRILQKGSLDNIVESLFGKSLCLEGKELGLMVKEGYELIEKFNWEDYFPLGFLDFHGVRRRCGKLAIRVDGLLRQVIEERRREEGGYCRSRDDFLSVLLALPKEDQLSDSDMVAVLWEMLFRGTDVLAILLEWIMARMVLHPDIQAKAQKEIDIQISKNRHVRDSDILNLPYLQAIVKEVLRLHPPGPLLSWARLATHDVHVGKFFVPAGTTAMVNMWAITHDGSIWNDPWAFRPERFLEEDVSVMGSDLRLAPFGSGRRVCPGKALGLATVHLWLACLLQNFAWFQVPTHSVDLSECLHLSLEMKKPLACRVLHRRPTMQ; this is translated from the exons atgaaagcAAGATTCTTAGCCAATCTCGGCTTCTTGACCCTCTTTTTTGTTGCTACTACCCAAACCCATTGTTCATGGCCtcgtcttctccttctcttctctctcttccctttgcTCCTCAATTCTTGGTTAGTTCCAGGACCAGGAGGCTTTGCATGGAGAAACCACCACAACTTCTCTTCAACGCTGCACGGTCCAATTGGGTGGCCCTTACTGGGAAGCATCCCTACACTGTTGGGTCACCTCAATCATCGTAAACTGGCCGACCTATCGGCTTTACACGGTGCAACACGTCTTATGAGCTTCAGCATGGGCCTGACACGTGTCGTGATCAGTAGCCACCCTGATACTGCTAAAGAGATCCTCTGTGGGTCAGCCTTTTCTGATCGTCCAAGAAAAGAATCCACCCATCTGCTGATGTTTGAACGGGCCATTGGATTCGCACCATCAGGGGAGTACTGGAGACATCTGAGACGGATAGCAGCGAATCACATGTTCTCTCCACGGAGAATTGCCACTCTCGAGGGTCTTCGACAGTGTATAGTGGATGACATGCTGAAGGAAGTGTGGAAGGAGATGGAGTGGAAAGGGTTTGTGGAGGTTAGAAGAATACTTCAAAAGGGTTCTTTAGATAATATTGTAGAGAGTTTGTTTGGGAAGTCTTTGTGTTTGGAAGGGAAGGAGTTGGGTTTAATGGTTAAGGAAGGTTATGAGTTAATAGAGAAGTTTAATTGGGAGGATTATTTTCCATTGGGGTTTCTGGACTTCCATGGAGTGAGAAGGAGGTGTGGTAAGTTGGCCATTAGGGTTGATGGTCTATTGCGTCAGGTGatagaggagaggagaagggaagagggAGGGTACTGCAGGAGCAGAGATGACTTTCTCAGTGTTTTACTTGCTTTACCGAAGGAAGACCAATTGAGTGATTCCGATATGGTGGCTGTTCTGTGG GAGATGCTATTTCGGGGAACAGATGTGCTTGCCATCCTTCTTGAATGGATCATGGCAAGAATGGTGTTGCATCCAGATATTCAAGCCAAAGCCCAAAAAGAAATCGACATACAGATCAGCAAAAATCGGCACGTGCGAGACTCGGACATTCTCAATCTTCCTTACCTTCAAGCTATAGTTAAGGAAGTCCTCCGATTGCATCCTCCGGGTCCGCTACTTTCATGGGCCCGCCTCGCCACTCACGATGTCCATGTAGGCAAGTTCTTTGTCCCAGCAGGCACAACAGCAATGGTGAATATGTGGGCTATAACCCACGACGGGTCCATTTGGAATGACCCATGGGCCTTCAGACCGGAACGGTTCTTGGAAGAAGATGTCAGTGTTATGGGCTCAGATTTAAGGCTTGCTCCATTTGGGTCGGGCCGTCGGGTGTGTCCAGGTAAGGCCCTTGGTTTGGCTACTGTTCATTTATGGTTGGCATGTCTTCTCCAAAATTTTGCCTGGTTCCAAGTCCCAACCCATTCCGTCGATCTTTCTGAATGCCTGCATCTCTCCCTCGAAATGAAGAAACCATTGGCTTGCCGTGTTCTTCATCGGAGACCCACAATGCAGTGA
- the LOC122653948 gene encoding uncharacterized protein LOC122653948 gives MDENGHFVTGSEESSLSSDNSSQQLSRERVKLLSSDQFPSDTTDKDPTFKCFSVSNLKKVMAGLCKSCENERQWRYLVVGQACCHLGLMEDAMVLLQTGKRLASAAFRKESVCWSDDSFSFANVAASSDFSYSNPPTTPPPSESECVAQLLVHINLLLHCRTTALEALDAGLYSESISLFSKIVDNCRRTPQGFLAECYMHRASAYRAAGRIAESIADCNRTLALDPTCIPTLSTRASIQETIRCLCNWLRDLEHLKLLYNSILWDRELPGPAWKRHNK, from the exons ATGGACGAGAATGG TCATTTTGTAACTGGGTCTGAAGAATCGTCTCTCTCTTCCGACAACTCGTCCCAGCAGCTGTCGAGGGAACGGGTGAAGCTCCTCTCCTCCGACCAGTTCCCGTCTGATACGACAGATAAAGACCCCACTTTCAAATGCTTCTCTGTTTCAAACCTGAAGAAGGTCATGGCTGGTCTCTGTAAGAGCTGCGAGAATGAACGGCAATGGAG GTACTTGGTTGTGGGTCAAGCTTGTTGCCATCTTGGGTTGATGGAAGACGCAATGGTTCTTCTTCAAACTGGGAAACGTTTAGCTTCAGCAGCGTTCAGGAAGGAAAGCGTGTGTTGGTCTGACGACAGCTTCTCGTTTGCCAACGTTGCTGCCAGCAGTGATTTTAGCTACAGCAATCCACCGACAACACCACCACCGTCGGAGTCCGAGTGTGTCGCACAACTTCTTGTTCATATCAACCTCCTCCTCCACTGCCGCACAACGGCGCTTGAAGCCTTAGACGCAGGCCTCTACTCGGAGTCCATCAGTCTCTTTTCCAAGATAGTCGATAATTGTCGAAGAACCCCACAGGGTTTCCTTGCGGAATGCTACATGCACAGGGCTTCCGCCTACAGGGCCGCCGGCAGAATTGCAGAGTCCATTGCCGATTGCAATCGGACCCTTGCACTTGACCCAACCTGCATTCCGACGCTGAGCACACGAGCCAGCATCCAGGAGACGATTAGATGCCTTTGCAATTGGCTGCGTGATCTCGAACACTTGAAGCTCCTCTACAATTCCATCTTGTGGGACCGGGAGCTACCAGGCCCTGCTTGGAAGAGGCACAACAAATGA
- the LOC122653820 gene encoding mitochondrial import receptor subunit TOM20-like, whose translation MDMPQNDFDRLLLFEHARKNAEANYVKDPLNADNLTRWGGALLELSQFQSVSDSKKMINDAISKLEEAMLIDPKKHDTLWCLGNAYTSQAFLTPEHDVAMISFDKASQYFQQAIDEDPGNELYLKSLEMTAKAPELHMEIHKHGLAQQSVGGGSSTSSNVKGSKKKKGSDLKYDIFGWIILAVGIVTWIGMAKSHVPPPPPR comes from the exons ATGGATATGCCTCAGAACGATTTCGATCGACTTCTGTTATTTGAGCATGCCCGAAAGAATGCTGAGGCGAACTATGTCAAGGACCCTCTCAATGCAGAT AACCTCACGAGATGGGGAGGAGCGCTTCTTGAGTTGTCCCAGTTCCAAAGTGTTTCGGATTCGAAGAAGATGATAAATG ACGCGATTTCGAAGTTGGAGGAGGCAATGTTAATCGATCCAAAGAAGCACGACACCCTTTGGTGCTTAGGAAATGCTTACACTTCCCAGGCTTTTCTGACTCCGGAGCATGACGTTGCAATGATTTCATTTGATAAAGCGTCTCAGTATTTCCAGCAAGCAATAGATGAA GATCCAGGGAACGAGCTTTACCTCAAGTCTTTAGAAATGACCGCAAAG GCCCCAGAATTGCATATGGAGATCCATAAGCACGGGCTTGCTCAGCAGTCTGTTGGGGGAGGATCTTCGACTTCTTCAAATGTGAAG gggtcaaagaagaagaaaggcagtGACCTCAAGTATGACATATTTGGATGGATAATCCTCGCTGTTGGTATTGTCACTTGGATAGGAATGGCGAAGTCCCATGTTCCTCCACCTCCTCCCAGATAA